The sequence below is a genomic window from Microbacterium sp. cx-55.
TGGTGACGGTGAACGTCGCGCCGTCCACGTCGACGGTGAGATCGGCGTAGGCGAACCGCGTGTAGCCGAGCCCGAAACCGAACGGGAATGCCGGTGCCACGCCCGCGCTCGTGTGAAAGCGATACCGCGCGAAGAGGCCCTCGCGATACTCCGCCGTGCGGCCCTGGGCGGGATAGCCGCTCGACGTCGGATCGTCGGCGGCGCTCACCGGCATCGTCTCCGCGAGCCGGCCCCCGGGTTCGACGGTTCCGGTGAGGACGTCCCAGATCGCCTCGGCGCCCGCCTGGCCGCCGAGGTAGCCGTGCACGAGCGCCGTCGTCAGATGCAGCCACGGGGTTTCGATCGGGCCGCCGCCGGACAACACGACGACCACCGGAGTACCCGTCGCCGCGACGGCCCGCAGCGCGTCCACCTGCGCTGCGGGGAGATGCAGATGGGGGCGGTCGATACCCTCGGATTCGTCCGCATCCGGCAAGCCGAGTGCGACGACGGCCACATCCGCGGTCGCGGCCGCACGCCCCGCCGCGGCCGTCAGCGCCGCATCGGGCCGTCCGTCGAGCGCGAACCCGGGAGCGTACGCGACGAGTTCGAGACCCGCATCCGCGATGGAGCTCAGCAGGGTGGTCAGTCGAGTGGGGTTCACGATCGACGACCCGGCACCCTGATACCGCGGGTGCTCGGCGAATGCGCCGATCAGCGCCACCCGGGCTCCCGGCGCCAGCGGCAGGATCGTGGACTCGTTCCGCAGGAGCACCGCACTCTCGGCGGCGGCGCGGCGGGCGAGACGGTGGTGCGCCTCGGTGTGGTTGCCCGGCATCGGTCGCGCCTCGGCGGTAACCCGCCGGACGAGCGTGAGCAGTTCGTTCACCCGTGCGTCGAGATGCGCCTCGTCCAGCCGCCCGGTCTGAATGGCGCGCACGATCTCGCGCGCGGATTCGAAGCCGGGGGAGGGCATCTCCAATGTGCCGCCGGCGGCGATCGACGCGGCCGGGCCGTCTGCACCGCCCCAGTCCGAGATCACCGCGCCGTCGAAGCCCCACTCCTCGCGCAGGATATCGGTGAGCAGATGCCGATTCTGGTGCGCGTACGTTCCGTTCACGAGGTTGTAGGACGACATCAGCGCCCACGGTGCGGCCTCCGTCACGACGATCTCGAACGCGGTCAGGTACAGCTCGCGAAGGGTCCGCTCGTCGATCACAGAGTCCGACACGAGTCGCCGAAGCTCTTGGTTGTTCGCCGCGAAATGCTTGGGAGTCGCCGCGACACCCTGCGACTGGATGCCGCGAACGTAGGCCGCGGCGAGTCGCCCGGCGAGTTCGGGGTCTTCGGAGAGGTACTCGAAGTTGCGCCCGCCGCGCGGGTTCCGCTTGATGTTGAGGCCCGGGCCGAGCAGCACGTGCACCCCTCGCGCGGTCGCTTCCTGCCCCAGAGCGATGCCGATCTCCGCGGCGAGCTCCTCGTCCCAGCTGTTCGCGATCGTCGCGGCCGGCGGAAAGCAGACGGCGGGCTCGCTCCCGCCAAGACCGAGATGGTCTGCGTCTCCCGGCTGCTTACGGATGCCGTGCGGGCCGTCCGACAGCCAGATCTGCGGAACCCCGAGCCGCGGAATCGGCCGGGTCTGCCACACGTTCGCGCCGCTCACCAGGGCGGCCTTCTCGATCAACCGGAGGTCGGCGGCAGTCGGCGGCATGGGGGCCTTTCGGGCGTAGGCGGGGCGGCCCGCATCCGTCGCCATCGCGGACATGGAGGCCGTCATCGGATCCTGCCCAGAAACGGCAGCACGAACAAGGCCAGCAGTGCGACGACCGCGGTGGCCGCGTACAGCGCCGGGTAGCCGCCCAGGCTCGTCACGACGGGCGCGGCGATGACTGGCGCGAGAACCTGCGGCAGGGTGCTCGCGATGTTCGCGACACCGAGCAGTGTCGCGCGCGTGCGCGGGTCGGGCAGGGCATCGGTCACGATCGCGACGTCGACGGCGAGGAAGAGTCCGTAACCGACGCCCAGTACCAGCACCGCGGTCACGATGAGCGGTACGTCGACGGCGAAGGCCATCAGCACGGCGCCGACGGCGAGGACGATCGCCGCGCCGGCGGCGACTCCGCGTCGACGGCGGAGCCGGTCGGAGAGCGCGCCACCCACGCCCGCCGCAATGCCGGCGACCACCACGTAGCACGCGGTGAGCACGAGGATCCACGTGCCGGGGTCGTCGATCTGGGCTCGATCCGAGAGGAAGTAGTACAGATACAGCAATCCGAGCGCGCTGACGAGGTTCAAGAGGAACCGCAGGCCGAAGGCGGCGACGAACGTCCGGTCGACGCGCAAGCCGCGCCGCGTCGGCGCCGCCGCAGCGCCCGTGGCGAGAGGTTCCGCTGCGGCGTCGGGCACACCGGGGCGCGTGATCAGGATCGGCAGCACCAGCAACGGCACCGCGACGGCGATCGCGATGTAGCCGAGCGCGCCCTCGCCGAGTGCGACGGCGAGCGCCGTGCCGACGATGGTTCCGGTGAGCTGCGCGATGCCGAAGAGCGACCCGACCAGCCCGCGCCGCTGTTCGGGCACCCGGTCAGCGATCAGCGCGGCCAGTACCGCGAATGGTCCGTTCAGACCCACCTGTGTCAGCACCCAGCCGAGCACCATCATGGGCGGGGATGCGGCGGCCGCCAGCACCAGGAGACCGGCGACTCCGACGCCGAGCCCGATCAGGAGCACGGGCGCGCGACTGCCCGTGCGGGCGCGGAGTCGATCGGAGAGCACGCCCCACAGCGGATTCGCGATCATCGACGCCGCCGCACCCGCGCCGGTGACGAGAGCCAGCAGCCCCTCTTTGCCGCCGTCGACGGCGATCAGCGCGGACTGCGCCGGCAGAAGAATCTGGATGGGCCCGAACCAGCCGACCGCAACCCCGACGGTCGCCGTGACGAGGGCGGCGATCCACCCTCGCCGCGGGCCCGCGGTGACGTCCTCGTGCGTTCCCGTCACCATGCGAGCGACGCCTCCCACATCTGCACGTACTCCTCAGCGCCGTTCATCAACTGCTCCTTCAGCTCGGCGCCGTCGGCCCCCGCCGTGCGGATGATGTCGGCGACCCAGTCGGCGTAGAGGCCGTACTGCGCGACTCCATCGGCGTTCAGATCCCACGTGCGCTGCCCGAACACCTGGCGATCGAAGACGGCACCGTTGGGAGCCGTGAACGGATACCCGAGCGGATCGGACGTTGCATCGAGCCGTGCACCGGGTTGCGCGGCCAATCCGTTCACGTCGGAGCTGTACCCGTACGACGTGAGCACGCCGCTTCCCGCGGCGGTCGTGTTGGCATTCCACTCGGAGAGGAAGTCGGGCTCGCCGTTTCCGGCATCGGATGCGGCGTACGCGTAGCCCGCCACGAAGCCGCCATCCTGCGCGACCCGTGCCGTCAGCGAGCGGTCCGACCAGGTGTGCACCGCCGCCAGACCGCGGTAGCCCGCGTCCTCGGCGATGTCGAGCACCGCCTGCGCCGTGGCGACGCCCATGTGATCGACGTGGATGATCATGCCGCGGTCCATCATCTGCTCGATGAGGTACTCCCCGAGCTCGGTGAGTCCTCGTACGTTGCAGATCGGGCCCGTCGGGTACACGGGCAGCACGGCCCCGGCAGCCGACCCGGATGCGGCAGCCAGAAGCGCGGCGATCCCGTCGTTCGTGATCGGCTGCGTGTTGTCGGCCGGCCCCGTGCAGCTCTGCGCCATCCAGAAGTGGCCGGTGCTGAGGTAATTGCCGACGTTGAGCGCGACTCCGGTCACGCCGGCATCGAACCGCGTGCCGCCGAACGCGTTGTCGAACTTGTGCACCGGGTAGAGCCCGCTGACCCCCATGGTCTCGAGCTCATCGAGCCCCGCGTCGACATCGGCCTCGTCGCACTGCGCGACCCCGTCTATCTCGCGGCATCCGAATGGTTCGGAGATCTCGACGCCGATCGTGACGGCGAGCTTTCCCTCGGCCGCGATCTCGCGCACCTGCGCGGGAGTCGTGGCGATCCGGAACCACCCCTCACCGACGCCGCCGGACTGGGCGTCGATGTAGTCCTGCATCTCGTGCAACAGGTCGGCCTGCGCGCGAATCTGCTCCATCTCGTCGCAGCTGGTGACGCGGGTGGGGTACAGCTCGCAGATCACCCGGTTTCCGACCAGGAGCGCGTTGAATACGCGCAGCCCGCCCTGCCAGGCTCGTTCGATTCCGCCGTAGTACGCCTGCTCGTGAAGCAGGCTCGTGGGAGTGGGCCAGTCGGTGAACGTCGGCCAGCCGTCATCGCCGCCCAAGGGATCCGTTCCGCCGATGATGGCTTCGAACAGCGCCCCCGCTCCCGCGGCGTGCGAGGGGCACCCGGCGAGGGCGTCCTCGATCCCGCCCTCCGCGAACGGGGCGCCGCAGATCAGCTCGCCCCCGAACGCCGCGCTCGCAGCGGGGTGCGCGTGCGCGTCGATCAGGCCATTGATCGTGCCATCGGCGTTGACCGCGGATTCGGTCGGGCCGCTGATCACACCGGTTGTCGCGGCGGCAGGCTGGGCGCAACCGGATGCGGGAACGAGAGCGAAGGAGGCATCCGATGTCGTCAACTGCCCCGACCGACTCCCGATCAGCGCACCGGTCAGGGTCGAACGGATGCGGTACCCGTTGGCGCCGACCGAGATCGTCCAGTCTGCGCGATCGCCGTACTCGGTGCCGGCCCATACCCAGTTCGCGACGCTCAGATACAGAATCGCCCCCGTCGAGTCGTAGAGGCGGTACCGACCGAGGTCCGTGGCCTCGACCGCGAAGGGCTCTGCCGTGGCGACGGTACCGCGCGTGCCGTAGCCGACGCTCTCCCGGGTGAGGTAGTTCGACGGTCCGGCGGTCGTCCCGGTCGTGGTCACGCGAAGGGTGACGCATCGACCGTCCAGGTCGTTCGCGGGCGTCTCTGCGGTGGCGATGCTGGCCTGGGCGGGAATCAGGGTGAAGAGAAGAGCGAGGGTGGCGGTGAGGGCGATGGGCAAGGTGCGGCGTACTCGGATCGTCATGGCGACTCCTCTGAGGGGTGCTACGGACTGTGGATGCGGGGGAGCAGACGGTGCATGGTGTGGATCTCTGGTGTGTCGAGTGGAGCGGGTGGGGCACGAGCCCGGGGGCGCGTGGCGAAACGGGTCGAGGGAAGAGGGCGCCTCCGTCGCCGCGGAGGCGCCCCGGAGGTCAGTCGTCGTCGGGGCGGGGTTCGCGGGCGACGCGGGAGACGGCGGTCGTTCCGCCGGCGTCCGGACTGTCGGCATAGACGGCCAGCGCGCGCGCGACGAACGCGGCGGTTCGTCGCGCGGCGGCCGTGTCGTGATCGGCGAGCCATCCCAACGTGATCCCGTCGAGCGAGGCCACCAGGAGACGAGCGAGGTCGGGCAGGGGCGCCGTCCACCGGGTGCGGGTGAGCTCCGCCGCGTACTGAAGAACCTCGGCAGCCGTGCCGAAATAGCTCTCCCACTGGGTGCGCATCTGGCCGTCGGCGTCTTGGCGCCGTGCGAAGAGCCCGAGTTCGAGCAGCGCCAGCTCCCGCTCGGGTTCGGCGGCGAGCAGATCTATGTAACCGTTCAGTCCGCTCAAAAGAGCGGCCTGCACGGATGTCGCGTCGACCGATCGGGTTTCCGCGACGAACCGTTCTTGTTCGGTCACCGCCTCCACGACCGCGCTCATCAGCTCGTCGTGATTCTCGAAGATGTAATGGAAGGCCCCGAGCGGCATCTGCGCCTCCGTAACGATCGCTCGGGTGGTCGCCGCGGCGACACCGCTGCGGGCGATGACGCGGATGGCGGCGGCGATGAGCTCCTCGCGCCGCTGCGAGGGCGGAATGCGTCGCATCATCGCGCGTCGGTTTCGACGCTCCGGCGCGGATCGGCGGAGTAATTGGCGATCAACCCGGGGTCGGTGCGGGCGGTGCGGAGGTGCGTCGGCATGCGTTCTCCCTGAGTTGTACAGATGTCCAACTCAGTATGCAGATGGCCTGGGGAGCGCGAAAGCACTGGTCAAGGGTCTTAACACGGCGGAAACGCAGAGCGACGCGCGGCGGGTACGACCCTCGCTGCCGCGGCCCGTGTAACCCGCGGTGCTGGTGTGGCGGCGCGGGTCGGCTCGTCGGTGCGTGCCCGGGTCTTAGGCGGAGTTCTCCCAGGGTGGGGGTTCGTCGTCTCGTGGGGTGTCGGTGATGAGGTCGCGGTAGGGGGAGTGAGGGTCGTCGGGGGTGAAGTGGACGGCGGGTGGTCGGGGCTGGTCGGTGTAGGTGGTGCCGAGTGGTGAGGTCCATTGGATGGTGCCGCGGTCGAGCATTCGTACGTGCCAGGCGGTGAATTGTTTCATCGAGTGGTGCCTCTGGCAGAGGCTGTGGAGGTTGTCGGTGTGGGTGGGGCCGCCGTGGGCCCAGTCGCGGATGTGGTCGATTTCGCAGCGGATGGCGGGTGCGGCGCATCCGGGTGCCCGGCAGTGTTGGTCGCGGCCGGTGATCTGTCGGCGGAGGGCTGGGGGGATGTCTCGTCGGTCGACGGCGAGGACTTGTCCGGTGATGGGGTGGGTGAGGATGCGGTCCCAGCCGGTGGTGGAGCCGCCGGCGAGGCGCCGGGCGGTGTCGGCGTCGATGGGTGCGCGGCCGGCGAGGTCGGCGGGGGAGTCGTCGGTGCCGAGCAGGGTGAGGACGGGCACGACGACCTGCACGTGCGCCCGGATCGCGCCGAGAGCGCCAGGTCCGTCGCCGGTGCGGGTGGGGTCGGTGGCGGGGTCGCCGGTGAGGGCCGTGTCGGCGAGGAGGTCGGCGCGCAGCTGGTCGATCGTGCGGGTGTCGGTTGCATGCACAGTGTTTTCGGGGTCGTCGGGGAGGCCGGCGGCGCGGGATTCCCGTAGCCGCTGTGCGGCCCCGGTGCGGAAGTCGGTGAGGGCGCGGGCCATGCGGGTGGCGCGGTCGTAGATGCCTTCGCCGATGATGGTGGGCACGATGATTCCGAGGTGGCTCATGCCATCGGCCAGGGGAGTGAGGAACACGCGGCGGTCCTCGCGTGCCTCGGCGTGACGTTCGGTGAGGGTGCGGGGGTGGAGGCGTTCGGCGAGGATCTGAAGCCCGGCACGCACCCGCCCGGGAGTGTCTGTCTCGCACCGCCGCACGGCTTCCGTCTCGAACGCCCTGCGCGCGTCGGCGGGCAGCACTGTGCCGGTGTCGACGATGAGACGCACGTGGCCTTCGTGGATGCGGCCGCCGGCGAGGGCGTCGAGGGTGCGGGGGTAGTCGTTCGCGAGCGTCGCGGC
It includes:
- a CDS encoding MFS transporter, with protein sequence MVTGTHEDVTAGPRRGWIAALVTATVGVAVGWFGPIQILLPAQSALIAVDGGKEGLLALVTGAGAAASMIANPLWGVLSDRLRARTGSRAPVLLIGLGVGVAGLLVLAAAASPPMMVLGWVLTQVGLNGPFAVLAALIADRVPEQRRGLVGSLFGIAQLTGTIVGTALAVALGEGALGYIAIAVAVPLLVLPILITRPGVPDAAAEPLATGAAAAPTRRGLRVDRTFVAAFGLRFLLNLVSALGLLYLYYFLSDRAQIDDPGTWILVLTACYVVVAGIAAGVGGALSDRLRRRRGVAAGAAIVLAVGAVLMAFAVDVPLIVTAVLVLGVGYGLFLAVDVAIVTDALPDPRTRATLLGVANIASTLPQVLAPVIAAPVVTSLGGYPALYAATAVVALLALFVLPFLGRIR
- a CDS encoding HNH endonuclease signature motif containing protein, producing the protein MGREGIVGFSDADQATLSEIAHAVAQADAVIAAGKAQLTRALARAEKLARDQSASSPRRVRDHDMAQRAIALELGARSRVSDRTMQRRMNAAATLANDYPRTLDALAGGRIHEGHVRLIVDTGTVLPADARRAFETEAVRRCETDTPGRVRAGLQILAERLHPRTLTERHAEAREDRRVFLTPLADGMSHLGIIVPTIIGEGIYDRATRMARALTDFRTGAAQRLRESRAAGLPDDPENTVHATDTRTIDQLRADLLADTALTGDPATDPTRTGDGPGALGAIRAHVQVVVPVLTLLGTDDSPADLAGRAPIDADTARRLAGGSTTGWDRILTHPITGQVLAVDRRDIPPALRRQITGRDQHCRAPGCAAPAIRCEIDHIRDWAHGGPTHTDNLHSLCQRHHSMKQFTAWHVRMLDRGTIQWTSPLGTTYTDQPRPPAVHFTPDDPHSPYRDLITDTPRDDEPPPWENSA
- a CDS encoding beta-glucosidase family protein; translation: MTASMSAMATDAGRPAYARKAPMPPTAADLRLIEKAALVSGANVWQTRPIPRLGVPQIWLSDGPHGIRKQPGDADHLGLGGSEPAVCFPPAATIANSWDEELAAEIGIALGQEATARGVHVLLGPGLNIKRNPRGGRNFEYLSEDPELAGRLAAAYVRGIQSQGVAATPKHFAANNQELRRLVSDSVIDERTLRELYLTAFEIVVTEAAPWALMSSYNLVNGTYAHQNRHLLTDILREEWGFDGAVISDWGGADGPAASIAAGGTLEMPSPGFESAREIVRAIQTGRLDEAHLDARVNELLTLVRRVTAEARPMPGNHTEAHHRLARRAAAESAVLLRNESTILPLAPGARVALIGAFAEHPRYQGAGSSIVNPTRLTTLLSSIADAGLELVAYAPGFALDGRPDAALTAAAGRAAATADVAVVALGLPDADESEGIDRPHLHLPAAQVDALRAVAATGTPVVVVLSGGGPIETPWLHLTTALVHGYLGGQAGAEAIWDVLTGTVEPGGRLAETMPVSAADDPTSSGYPAQGRTAEYREGLFARYRFHTSAGVAPAFPFGFGLGYTRFAYADLTVDVDGATFTVTNVGAAAGADVPQLYVRRTGSSAVYRPDRELKGWSKIRVAPGERRTVTVPFGARTFRFFDVRSGRWEIEQGEYEVLVGPNSADLPLSATIHVAGTVPAGTPDPALAVYARGDVRDVPDAAFRALLGRDLPDDGWAVPLFRVNTPIDRLGQSPSRLVRFAFGFLERRKRRADAAAHPDLETQFIYYAPFRTLHKMTSATRPVTDAVLEVANGRVFRGLRHLVGALASGRRIERITRDAFERSAGIERIRRTRPPRRRRRPE
- a CDS encoding TetR/AcrR family transcriptional regulator, translated to MMRRIPPSQRREELIAAAIRVIARSGVAAATTRAIVTEAQMPLGAFHYIFENHDELMSAVVEAVTEQERFVAETRSVDATSVQAALLSGLNGYIDLLAAEPERELALLELGLFARRQDADGQMRTQWESYFGTAAEVLQYAAELTRTRWTAPLPDLARLLVASLDGITLGWLADHDTAAARRTAAFVARALAVYADSPDAGGTTAVSRVAREPRPDDD